From Deinococcus malanensis:
GCCCGGGCGCGCAGCAGGTCCAGGGTGCGGCGCTCGCCTTCTTCTGGGGTGTTCTGGGCGGTCGCCACCGGGAAGAGAGTGGCCCGCGGCGCACCCTGCCGGTACCCACGCAGGCGCTCGGTGGTGGTGCGGTACTCCTCCTGCGGCATGAGCCCTGGACTTGTCCCAGGCGGGTTCAACCCCAGGCACAGCACTCCTATCTGCGTGTGCCCCAGAGTGGCCAGATGAGCGGCGGCGGCCTGGGCCCCCAGCGCGTCCTCGATCCCGACCAGGACAGAGTCCCCGGCAGAGTGCTGGTCCACCAGCACCGTGGGCAGCTGGCGGCTCAGTACCGCGCTCAACAGTTCACTGCCCTGGGCAGCGCAGTACACGATAAATCCATCCACACTGGCGGTATGAACCGGCTGCGGTCCATGTGGACATGCCAGCAGCAGCAGGTTCAGCCCCTGGGCCTGGATGGTGTGGGCGACACTCCCCAGAAACAACGCGGCGGCCGGGTCAGCGAAGGCGTAATCCAGAGGCGCGTCATAGACCACCCCGATCACGCCGGTCCGGCCA
This genomic window contains:
- a CDS encoding LacI family DNA-binding transcriptional regulator, which gives rise to MPPAIPPAGSGPGPGSAGSGRVTLKDVARHLGVSVATVSNAYNRPDQLSPELRERILKAARELGYNGPDPLARSLRRGRTGVIGVVYDAPLDYAFADPAAALFLGSVAHTIQAQGLNLLLLACPHGPQPVHTASVDGFIVYCAAQGSELLSAVLSRQLPTVLVDQHSAGDSVLVGIEDALGAQAAAAHLATLGHTQIGVLCLGLNPPGTSPGLMPQEEYRTTTERLRGYRQGAPRATLFPVATAQNTPEEGERRTLDLLRARAEVTALLCMSDVLAQGALHAARQLGRTVPADLSVIGFDDLPSSASLDLTTVWQPTGDKGEQVGQAVLALLRGDRPADMTLPTRLILRGTTAAPGPSRTRSVKGGVQT